In the Glycine max cultivar Williams 82 chromosome 19, Glycine_max_v4.0, whole genome shotgun sequence genome, gttttaaatttaaatttcctaATCAGAAATTCAGTTCTCTTAGTGCTCTTTAATTTGACAGTATTTTTGTCCTTATGTTTCCATATAGTGTTTTATGTCGATTAAGGGTTAGAGAGAAAGTTCTATACGCAGAGGACATCGTCTTATCGTACTCTTGGAAGTCCCTGGAAAATCTCAGGTAAGGGAGGGAGTGAGAGCTAATGTACGTTTTGGTGTACGAAGAGGGTTAGGAGTTCCCCGCTCTTAACTCTTTTGGGGTTTTATTGTCGAAGAGTCGAATTACGACTCGCTGTAAGACGCATATACTCGCTGCCATGGttatatatagtaattaatCATGACACTGAGAGAATGATGTTGCTCTCTCGCTGTCTGGCAAACCCCAACTCAAAGCAATTGATCGAATTGCTTAAAGAGCACTTTTTGAATTATGTCATGTgatgattatgtaatttatGATTATGGTGATCGATGTAGATGGTTACACTGCCTTTTGAAATCTGATTCATAATGCCTTAATCGATTTAAATGCTTAACGGAATGAGTTGTGATTTGCTAAGTAGAGAATGTAGGGATGAGTTATAAATAAACTTTATGCTAagtattattgatgattatgctTCAATTACATAAATTGTGGCCattgaaactttgtgtgtgtaATTGCTTTGAATTACGCAATTTGTATTGATGTAATTGTTTCCAATTAAGAGAAATATACTCAATCAAGTGCTGATTATATTGTGAGAGAATGCAATTGTATAGTTAAATTGTGACTGGTGAGTTGTGAATGGTGTTTGAGAGATGCTTACATTATGTATATGGTTGCTCTAAGTGAATTGAATTGTGGTGCAAAACAGGATGTGTATGGAAGTGCAATTAATTGGTGTGAGTTCTAGATTGACatatgcttttagtgtgtttattAGGTGACTTGTAGATTCTGAGTTTCTGGTTTTAAACAAGTAAACTACACTACATTTAATGCTATATGCTAGAATTGTGAGACAGCACCACCCTTGTGTTATGGTTTGAACAGTATTTTCCACAGGTCTTTGTTTTTTATGCCCTTTTGGTAGTGTTGCAGATTTGTTTGTCCTCTTCGTAATGCTTTTGGTCCCATgtcatttcaaattttgtatgatttttagtgattttcacACTGCAGACTGCCCTGTTGATTTTGATTCTACGAAGCtgtgagataaaaaataataaactgcaTTGTTTGGCATGTATTGATGCTTGCTATGTATTTTTAGTGAGAAATAGACTTGATAAGGATCTTGAGGATTTGGAATCGGTGGATTTTCATTTTAAGGTAATtgattatgaattttataaGATGAGTATGGGATGGAATAAAATTATGTAGTTTGTTCTTCTTTGGAGATGAAATGAGACTTGATTTGAGGAAGTTGTGGTAGttgaaaaattatagaaaatattcCAGTGCTTTCTTGATACTTTGAGAGGTTCTCTGTAAATTCTTAGTCCTAATGAGTTTTCggtttttgagatttttctcaCCCAACTGCCTTTTATTGGTCTAAATTGTTTTCAAGCTAATGTATGGTTCTTAATTGTAGCTTTtggttttagaaaattttatacTTAGTTCCTTCAATACTTCCTATCTACATCTATATCTAAATTTATATGAACTTATAATCATATTACTTAGTATAATTTAAATCCAAAAtcctttacttttaaaattcgTATTTGATGTTTTAACTAGTCCTAAACACTTCTTTTTTTGAAGGCTTATGATTTTGCTTTATGGGTGAGATAAAGACTTGTCAAATGAAAATGGAAAGATTTACAAATGAGGGGCAAGTGTTTTCTTGGAAAATTTATTCCATATGCCTCATCTCTAATgtgaagagaaagaaattgaaataaacCATGCATCACAGCATCCCAGGACTTACTGGCACACTCCAGGCTTAGTGTCACCCAGACTTGGTGATATCCCAAGCTAAGTGCTACTTCAAGTTTCTGGGATATTCCATGGCTTAGTGCCAAGGGTGTCATATAAATACTATTGGGGTACCCCATGTATGACATTATAAATGGAAGAGTAGTAATGACTAACATAGGAACATGCATCACACTCATATAGGATGACTAACTTTATGGGTTGGTGATTGTTTGATATATGGGGATTGTAATGATTTCAAATTGTGTGATGACTAGTGTAAGTACAAATACTTTGATTGAGATATATGTTTCTATCTGATATTGACTGTTGGCATACTtgtttgttatatataaaatgtattttgttAGTCATAAAATATGATGTGCAACTCAATAGGTGTATATATGTGTTAAAGAACTTAGGTGTTATCTGTATGCTTATTCTCCCGCCTTTATCGTATTTTACTACAAAGTCTCATTCCTCCTTGTTTGTGTTTTCTTGATTTTGCTTGGTTTTAAGCATTGAACAGGTGAGAAGGATCATAGGAAGGCCACAGTGGTAGGGCAGATGGTTGTTAATTAAACACAACAACCGAGGGTTGTGTGCTATTATATGTTTTGCTTGtgttatgttttgttttgtataGTGTATTTGTGGGAGCTAATGGCCTAGGCCTATTTCCTAATCCCCTTGTTGTAAATATTTGTGACTTGTTATAGTGGGTATTCTCATCccttctttttttgaaaaacttatgTCTCCCAAATTTGTATAGTTGATGTTCTTAGTACCCACGAATAGTGAAATGTTATGTACTTGAACTTTGTCCTACCATATTCTTTCTTATAATGGATATATCCTACTCTATATGGTCTTCAATCAGTATCCAAGATTTTGAGTGATCTAATGGCTTTGGCCTTCTGCTAGCCTTATTACGTTCTACTTGAATAGTATAAACTGTTACTAACAACTAGATATACTTGAACCATTATTCGTATTCTATTGTTCAAATTACTCAAATTCTTATTCGACACAAGGCACTTTGACTGTCACAATACACAGTAGTCTTATGCTGTAGTAGACAAAGACACAGCAAGCTGTAATTTGGATAACCTGCTCACTGACCCTCCTTCCAAGTGTAAACACATAGTCAATAGTAGATTTTCTCTTATCAAGATCAGCTGCATACTGAATCAACATAGCTCCTAACAATAAATTCTGATCTTTCAAAACATAATGCAACACCTGAGGTTCCATTGATGTATCTAAAGATCCTCTTAACAACATTCCAGATCTCTTTACCAAGATCTGCCATGAACCTACTAACCGCTCTCACTGCTTGTGCAATGCCTGGTCTAGTACAAATCATGGTGTACATAAGGCTTCCCACCAGTACAAGAATAAAGTGTAGATATGCAGAAGATTCACACTAAAGATAACCTAGTAGATGTTATGGTGAATCCCATGAATGCAAACAAGTTTGAATGGAGTCAATCCTCATTTGGCCTATCAAAAACGTAAGCAGCAAGGAAATGACAAGGTAGAGAGGAATTTGGAAGCTCACAAAAGTAGCTTCAAGTGGGAGATTGTGAAGTTGTGGACAGTAAAGCAActttaagtaaaaaaggaacGGCTGAATATTTTGCCTCTACATAGCTAGGACTGTGAAATTAATTGGAAGGGTAGAAATTGTGCCATGGCATTTAATGCATACGTTGCCATCTTTGCCTATAAATAGCTAGTCGTTTTGCTCATCAATTGTGGTATCCATTCTTAGAGAAAGTTCTTTGAGTGAGAGTTGTATTCTCCTATTATAAGAGAGAGTGTGTAATTGTTCTCTCCTTATATTTAGAGAGAGGTtgcaattttcttctatttagtgaaaatatttcTCTAGTCATGCAtgtgattttttctttatcagTTGAGGGTTTTccactttaaaatattttaggtcCATTCTTACTCTTCTcttatcttcaattttcacACAATATTTACTCCCATTAAACTTCTCTATGTTGTACTTTGTTGCCATGATTTCACATAACTTCCACCGTTTATGGTACCACCTACTGTACAGAGACGGTGACTGTGAACTAGTACACCAAGTAAGCTTCCAGGAAAGAGAGGTGGGTCACCAGCAGCACACTTAAATACCAAATTTTTCCTTAGTCAGAACTTTCCCAGACATGCACTTTCATACTACCTCACTATATATCCAGGAACAAGAATAATTCTTTTTTGATGTGAAAGATCAAACTAATTGCAACCATTGAGcatattaaaaattttctcCGGCACTAGATCAGCATGCCAACGTTTATTGCAGTAGAACAATATCAAAACCTATTGGCTCTAATACTACTATTGAATACCaaagtaacaaaataatatCTCGTAGCTAAAATAAGAGATGAGAAAAATAGGAATGGACGCACAATATTTTAACATAGAAAACCCTCAATGGATAAGGGACAAAGCACGAACAAAACTAGAGAAATATTTTCACTTAATGGAAGAAAATTACAATCtctctaaatatatatatatatatatatatatatatatatatatatatatataacaattacaCACTTTCTCTTGTAATAAGAAAATACAACTCCACTAAAAGAACTCTCTCTAAGAATGGATTCTACTTGTAATGGGATAATCTAATGAGCAAAATGGGTTGTTATTTATAGGCAAAGATTGCAACGTGTACATTAAATGCCTTGACACAATTTCTACCCTTCCAACAAATTTTACAAGCCTAGGAGCTATGTAGAGGTAAAATATTCAGcgatttcttttttacttgcaTGCCACAAAAGTGGCTTTACTGTCCACGACTTCACAATATACGTGCATATGGATTTAATTTCCATGGAAACAATGGTgcttaaaaagtaaatgaaagtaCAATTTGTTTGTAAGGATTAAAAAGTTATCTtatcttataataaaaatacaagtttgaatctcacaaaaaatatgtgaaaatctataaatatttctcaaaaaatatttttgaacattAAAACATGTCTTAACTTCGATGTGCTTATGAAGAAATTTAACTCAATTGAACTTTTATAAATCGACTAAAGCAAGTGTCTTTAAAATGATATATGGTAGGAgggaaaatatatatagttgagAACCACGAATTTTGTGTATCAATGCAAGaaatggttaaaatatatttagttagctctaaacatttttttgaaatttaaacatgtttcttgaaaataaacaaattccCGTACTTAGTTTCAATAgaacattttaaaatagatatacgtatttttttctaaaattattctttggGTTAAATAACTTTAATATATACACGTTTTCCTTAATCTTATGTATCCTTGAGAGTAATGAAAAATCAAAGTTAAGTAGTCTTATAGGTAAAAAAATTGGATtgattcatattaattaaaatattattaatatgagaaaatatgaaagaaagtcattatcttttaaagaaaaaagtagaTATAATTATGTGATCATAACTCAAGTGTTCTTTAAAATATAAGGTTCTTATAATACCCAAATAGTAAATactaaatactaaataaatcaaaaatggTATCAACAAGTCATTAGTCCGAATGATACTGAATTTGATCTTAAGGTCTCATATTCGAGTTTTGTGGATGCGAAAAATACCTTTGTGAGGAGAGACTCCATTAAACCTGTCAAAGTTCTCCAATAAATATTAGTCATTAATAAAACTAATACATACTCTGCATCAATATTATAgcgatacaaaaaaaaaaacacataattatccctaacaacttattttttataatttggaaaAGTTAAGAATTATTacatcatcttttttttattgctcaatatatgttattagtttttgttagaatgGTAGTAGGATGATTCAAACTCAcaatctctatctctctcttctcccttcaaCTCTTAGGATATGTTCGATTTAGAGGATGTAAATGGAAAAGATGAAaatagaagttttttttaattaaagtgacATGTAGGAGGTGTCGAACTCAcgaaatttattttctatttctcttttctcccCTTAACTAAACACGGCCTTAAATGTCTTTCTTCTCAATTATTAAGTCAATCGTATAACTCACATTATTAAGTCATGATAACTTGAACATTTTGTAAAACACAAGCTTATGTGaataattacataaaaagtAAAGTCGAAATGGTTATTACTATTAacctttttttagaaaatatttagaATGTGCTTGTTTTACATATTAAAAGTTGATTCCTTAAAATGTAAATACCGGAATGATATATTCTCATGTTTGTTATAAGCTTTGAAAAATTATTCTTGGATATTATTGATTCTAAACAATATTAGTATTTTTGTGGGAATAGGGAGAGTTATTTCCTAAAATAAcattaacttcttttttatttaaattattttaaattttaaaagatgtttccaaaaatattaaatgcaattaaacacatttttaaatatatccaaaaataacatttttaattataatattcttaaaaatataacatgatACCTTAAAACAAACAtcttgtaaaattttaataagatattaatagaattttttttttttgagaattaagtttaagaataaaaatgtataGGATGAAACCTccacattgataaaaaaaaaataataaataaaaataaagacgtAATTGGAGGAACCTCCTCACTGGAAAAATAACAATTGCTAATTGACCATTATGGTttcttatcttaattttttttgtttactttgattccttcttcttttaaaaaatttattttaattttttatctttttaaattaaatatttaaaataatttttccatcAATTTAAAGTTAACACTGTTGATAATATTcacttacaaatattttttctcatattttgcctcttcctcttcctcttcctctcacTCCGGCGGTTTTGGCCACCATAGTGGGGGACTCTTCTGTGAAGGCCGTCAACCACTATTTTTCAAGCCATCTCAAAGATCATAGGATGAAAGAAATAGCCCACTCCAAAGCTTCCCCTTTGAGGACATCGTAGCATACCTTGTGAATGTTTGATGTCTTGGTTCACACAAACTGATCATATATACAAATTTCTGATACACATACACCAACTACACTAGTAAGTTGCATCAGAGAGTTTCTAAAATAGACATTCACGTTGAATTTCATAAATCCTTCACATGGAGCAGTCCAGCGATGCTCTTGAGATTGAGGAACAGCAGAATTCGTCCTCTGACGCTTTTGCCTGAGCCATCCCCTGCAATTTCTGAAGTAACATGAAGCATAATTTTAGAAAAGCTCCCACACTGGTCATTAAGAGATTCCACTGTCCCcccccatttttttaaaaattatctatatGTTTGTGGATATTTAGAATGTGTTTGGTATACAGGAGAAAAATAAgatagatgaaataaaaaagatgagaaataaaatgaaaattaaaaatatttagttattttaagaaaaatagaatagagAGATTAGTATAAATAGGTGAGAAATAATACAATACAATgagtcataatatttttaaaattattttcaccttatttgaagaaaaaatctaTGAATTTAGATGAAACTATCGAATAGCtagtaatttataaatattttttgtttagttcttattttggCTCCCTCAATATTTTTGCTCAAAGTTCCATCAATGAGTAGATGGACATTCAATCCCTTTGTTTTGAAACCTAATCCTCTAAAATAAGGTCAGGGACATCAACACCAAAAAGTTCAGAGACAAGATGAGTATCCCAAGCTTTTTGATCCTAAAGAGCAAATCACTAGGATGCAATTATTTCTTAACCACGGTTCATCCCATACATTAATGTTCGAACCTGACCCAATACACCACCTATGCCCTTCTTTAGCAAAACTAGGGGTGAGTAAGCCGGTCAGTTTGTCCTGCGTAAGACTCACCCGCATAAGCTTGTATTGACAGTGGACCGGGTCAGCCTGTTCCGCATTTTTACacggaccaaataaattggttCGTCCCTGTCCCGCGGACCCGCGGTTCAAACGGACCGGTCCGCGGgcctagttttaaagaaatttcaatttcaataaaaatgtaacacaatcaaattaaattcaatacaaatgtaaataaaatctcaacaaTCAATTAataacatcaataaaataaacaatgtcttaacaaaaaaaaaatccaaccaacaaatctaaaatatgaaacttaaacatctccaacaacaaatgatttcatatttgaagtaGTTTGAGTCTTCTCCATCTCcacatcttcatcttcttttcctaaaactcaaaataataataaatattagaataaactcaagttaagtgattaaaagacaacaattattacatattatttaCCTTACATATCAAATCCTAGTAACCAATTTTTAGTACATATCAAGGCTTGCACGTTGTCAACAAGAAGCCTAGTTCAATATTagcattattttcattttgcaatTTCTATCCTTTTGGTGTTGTCATGCTCaaactaaaattttgaaattattaatagATTCCATCTCTCATGCTCTAATTGTATgttgatataatataattaattaatgcgacaaaaatgtcaaataccaaaacaaaaacgtgtgaaaaatacaaaaaaattggcTTTTGTTTCTTAAGCGCTATGGAAAAATTGAATCAAGCATTCAGCCCCGACAAAAATCAACCATTCAGCCCcaacaaaaataggataaaaacaaattctagaGAGAAAAGAGATATACTTTGCGTGGTGGCGTGGTGGTGGGTTGAGGCAGTGCTGCTGCGATGAGTCGCGTTCTGTTTTCCTTGAAAGGAAAAGAGTCGTGTGACGGCACGCGTGCATGAATGCGTGGTGGAGAAGAATCGTGAGGAGAAAAAGTGTTCTTAGCCTACTGCAACCACAAGTctgtgaagagaagaagaaagaaaagtttaaagtgaaagagacaaaatcaaacctaatataACTGGATCACACAAATCAAACCTAATGCGGGCAACCCGCGGGCCAAACCCACGTAGTCCACGGGTTAAGCGGGGCGGGCCAAAAAACATGACATAACCATGgactgtttaaaaaaattggtttgttACCCACGCGGACCGCGGGCCAATCCATGGACTTAGGCTCGTTTACCCACCTCTAAGCAAAACCTGAGAAGCAATGCTTCGCCAAACCTAAGACGGGTGCTATGACCCGTCATTGCACAGATGTACACACCATTTCAATTTCGGACTTGGGGTAGCTTCAAataaagattttcaaaattttaatgaattaaaatgtatacaaatttaattaattaaattccttTTTAAAGAAGTTAGATCCTAACGTAGTCAACTCATCCATAACTAAGTACCATGGTTACCTGatcttttttacataaattacaggttaaattactcatttggtcccTATAGTTTCACCATTCAtatctttttgatttttttagttcctatagtttacattttaattctcttttaatacttatagtttaaaagtggtgtttttaatcttttgtattttaattctcttttagttcctttagtttgaaagtgatctttttagtccttatcatttgtattttaattaccttttagtctttactaaaaaatataaaaataattagttacaaattagttataaattatcaactatttttttattacaaattatcttacgataaattagttacgaattatttactaatatttttgtatttaattgtaattgataatattattgatattttgatggtaaagactaaaatagaattaaaatataaagtataggaactaaaaagaatacttttaaactataggaactaaaagaaaattaaaatggaaattataaggactaaaaaaaccactacaagaaaagagaattaaaatgtaaactatagggattaaaaaagaattaaaatgtatactataagactaaaaaaatcactttcaaactataagaactaaaaaatatgaatcCTAAAACTATAGGATCAACTaagtaattaaacctaaattaaaataacCATCTTAAGCAAAAGAGTTGTTAAGAGTTGTTTTTCTACGAAagtgtttttaactttttattaaatagaatTGTTTATAGGagttatcatttttcatttatccttacctatatatttaattttcttaattgctTATCTTTTTCAACCTttcctttcatctttattttattttaaattaaattttaatattttttagaaaagaaattatcaaacaatttaaaataatcttatatcacaatataaacTATAcgtcataaatttaaaatataatctatttatatgttcacaaatatttatttattataaattataattataatataatttatacattcaaaaataattgttactataaattttaattatataaaatatttaaacgataatttataattaaatgatattataaaattattttatatcatcaatgcataaacattaaactctttaaacacttgtattttttaataaattttaatcaataataaaaaaatgtttagagAATTTGTCACTAACATTTCTCAACCTATTAGTAAAagaggaaaataaattaattattttagtgaaataaattaaaattatatatctcAACCAAATATCCGAATAACATATAGATGACATTATTGATTACTTTATAATGATAATTGTGTCCCCTCTTGTAAGAGATAGTAAAAGCAACAAAATTCTAGACTTAGGGAAacgtgtgggggggggggggggggggggaacctAGTACCATAGACGAAGAGTCTTTATTGCACTTAAATCAAAACTTAACAAGAAAATCACCATCGTAAAACTGGAGTTGACTGTTTTCAGTATCAGTTGTACCAATTAAAATCATTCTGGACTCCCTAAGAGAACCaaatcaaaaatataaatgactGAAGTTTTGCAGTTCCATATCATCTTCAACCTAGAAACAACTGagataaaaagtttaaatattgtAAAAACCCAATCAACTGGTCTTTGGATCAGGCATTGGAAAGAGGCCAGCACTTGCACCTCTTGGTGGTGCAAAACCCAAGAACTTCTGCAAATTTGTTCTGATGCTAATGGAACACAAGAAGTACAGAAATGCCATGGAACAATCAGTGGGGTCATTACCCTGCAACCCTCGATGGCTCATCTTCATAATAAGCCCAAAAGGTTTGAAGGGCAATTTGGCAACAACCTTGCCTTCGAAGAGTGAATTCAGCAACCCAAAGACCACAAAGAGAACCAGAGCCACCACACCCCCAGACTTGAACTTGAAGAGAGACAGGTCACGGCTAGATTCTTTGAGGCTTGTCTCAACACGGTCAATTTTTTTGGTCTTGGActtcttgatgttgattttattGCTGTCAGTCTTCATGGTCTCAAGTTTCTTGGAGGCTTTGTCAATGGAGGACCTAAGGTTTTTGTAAGAATTGGTCCGATAGATAAGAACCCATGAGATAGCCTCACAGACAATAGCTGTGCAGAAGGAGATACCCACTACACTGAGGCCATCTGAGTACTTGAAATCAGAGAAGGGATATGCCATGGAAAGACCGTTACAAAAAAACGACGAGAAAATGGGAAGGCAAAATTGGATCTTGATCGGAATTGTTTAAACGTCCAAAGCCTgtataaataagaaaacattTAATCACACATTATATAACTCCTCATTAAAAGAACAGAACAATAAATAGGGCAAATTACATTCACCTTCTCCAAAAAAATGCTTAATTTACACTGACCTCCCTCCTCTTTTGAAAATAGCACTTCCCTCTACTTCATATGTTATGCTTTAGTTTGTTTTAGTGTGAACAAGCCTCTTAAGCATATTTTCTCTATCTCGGTAACTCAAAGCATCAGTAGCAGCTAGTTTTAAATACTTATTATCAACTTTGAGACTTCAGAAGTTGGaatgaagatttttttaagtaaaatccGGAAGATAGCAGTAGGAGTTtctaaagttttaaaatttgataatagGATGTTCAAAATTAGCTAGAGGTGGTACCAAAAGTTACACAGGAAAAATGTTCCTGTGGCTCACTCTACTAACCACAAGAGGTTTGTTTACATTAAAATGGACTAAAGTGTAGCACATTCCATCTTTTAGGGATGgggattgtaatttttttaaattatagaaagGACAACGTAATTTAAGCATCTCTTGCGGAAAGGCAATGTTATTTACCCAATGAATAATAACCTTCAAccatttaagccaaaaaaaagtaaagaaaaatagcAGCATTGTATGTAGCATACTATTAGTCCATACCATGTAGTTTAACATAAGCTTGAAACGTCAATTAAAGAAACATCAATTATCTCCAACTAACATAACTAATGTATCACAGATTAGCATGAACCTAATTTCCATATTGGTTAGAAATTTGAACAACTATTGTCCATCAACACCACAAACCATAACGATAAAAGCCtttgacaattaaaaaaaattaaaaaaataaaaataaaaagcagcAGCAACTTAGCATGTAGTATAACATAagcttgaaaaaataaaaataaaattatggaaATACCAACTATCTCCAAATTACTGAACAATTTATCACAGATTAACCTGAATCTAATTCATTTCAATATCTCTTTATGTTTGAACAAGGCTTAATTGCACTTTTAGTTGCTTTAAATGGAGCAATTTTGGTCCCCCCAAGTTTTTTACAAGCCATTTATGTCcctcaattttttataattaactaaatttgGTCTTTCTGTTAGTCTTCTTTCATCAAAAACCTTCAAATTATCATTTTCTAACTATATATTTAGGGGTTTATGATGGATTCGggatatgaaataatttaagaaGTTTAGAAGCAAGaaatttagtgaaaaaaatgacaaaatttgaAGGATTTAGTAGAATGTGAAGAGGAgaaaatttgagtttttttattttgggtgAAATGTGATGTTTTTTGGTTGGTGAATTTTGAGCACAAggtttaaaacaatttaatggATTAAATTTCGTAAGGATTTTGCATAAAAGAATGACAATTTGATAGTTTTAGGTAGAAGAAATTTGGtagagataattttaaaaatagtggGATGTAAACTTAATTAGCTCAGAAAAACTTCTGAGACCAATAAGCAATCATCAAAGAGCTAGGCTAACAAGCTCAGGCTTCTTGCAGTCAATCAATGTGCTTATTATAG is a window encoding:
- the LOC100782593 gene encoding uncharacterized protein LOC100782593 is translated as MAYPFSDFKYSDGLSVVGISFCTAIVCEAISWVLIYRTNSYKNLRSSIDKASKKLETMKTDSNKINIKKSKTKKIDRVETSLKESSRDLSLFKFKSGGVVALVLFVVFGLLNSLFEGKVVAKLPFKPFGLIMKMSHRGLQGNDPTDCSMAFLYFLCSISIRTNLQKFLGFAPPRGASAGLFPMPDPKTS